A portion of the Homalodisca vitripennis isolate AUS2020 chromosome 2, UT_GWSS_2.1, whole genome shotgun sequence genome contains these proteins:
- the LOC124355728 gene encoding uncharacterized protein LOC124355728 encodes MGLVIREVSAQALASKHRKTVVLTSRNIRFLASLGFKYGATTLKNNDEIRIPISQQDIITAPFESSIHITSKVSAKKADGSEASISLINNAIAFLFDDVRYEIGGIEVDRTKNVGITSTIKGLLSIRDKEQKCLVNACWLGPNKTSEAGDFTYSVPLKLLIGFAEDYKRIVANVKQELVLLRSAMDINAVISPDASNLDFQITSLEWRVPHVTVSD; translated from the coding sequence ATGGGTCTAGTAATTAGAGAAGTGTCTGCTCAGGCATTGGCCAGTAAACACCGGAAGACGGTAGTGTTAACATCGCGAAACATTCGGTTTCTAGCGTCACTGGGGTTCAAATATGGCGCAACAACTCTGAAAAACAACGACGAAATCAGAATTCCGAtaagtcaacaggatataattacggcGCCGTTCGAAAGCAGTATACACATCACTAGTAAAGTGAGTGCCAAGAAAGCTGACGGGAGTGAGGCCAGTATCTCACTAATAAACAATGCCATcgcatttttattcgacgatgtAAGGTACGAGATAGGCGGAATAGAGGTTGACAGgacgaaaaatgtaggtataacgAGTACTATAAAAGGACTACTCTCCATTAGGGATAAAGAACAAAAGTGTCTCGTAAACGCGTGCTGGCTCGGTCCCAATAAGACCAGTGAGGCCGGTGATTTTACATATTCAGTGCCTCTGAAACTTTTGATAggttttgccgaggattacaAGAGAATTGTTGCGAATGTTAAGCAAGAGCTAGTTCTCTTGCGGTCGGCTATGGATATTAACGCAGTTATCTCACCGGACGCGTCAAACCTCGACTTTCAGATTACATCGCTCGAGTGGCGTGTACcacatgttacagtgtcagatTAA